Proteins encoded within one genomic window of Carassius gibelio isolate Cgi1373 ecotype wild population from Czech Republic chromosome A4, carGib1.2-hapl.c, whole genome shotgun sequence:
- the LOC127969671 gene encoding uncharacterized protein LOC127969671, whose product MTREGGKKADGGQEVNMENTSIEETVAESQYCTDLDPVSRYRYKELINRYVGRDPYLMKMSEFSVELKDLPTVEAVDITNYLVLQTSYYTRQQMKAYKSMEAYNFFVNGWVHNLGVKRLHDDHRLVFARVNHSQRSSETPLKTWIIAKEVGEVIAAHCNCMAGLSESCSHVGAVLFSIEVGVKMRDSASCTTEQCKWLMPSHVKKIPAAPVALIDFSSAKAKKIKLDRSIDGRTTDNKLWMQT is encoded by the exons ATGACGCGCGAGGGCGGGAAGAAGGCAGATGGAGGGCAGGAAGTAAACATGGAGAATACGTCTATAGAGGAAACCGTTGCAGAAAGTCAGTATTGTACGGATTTAGATCCAGTTTCAAGATATAGATACAAGGAGTTAATTAACAGATATGTTGGACGTGACCCGTACCTCATGAAGATGAGTGAGTTTTCAGTAGAACTGAAAGATTTACCGACAGTTGAGGCTGTTGACATCACCAACTATCTGGTCCTTCAGACATCGTACTACACCAGACAGCAAATGAAGGCCTACAAAAGTATGGAGGCATACAACTTTTTTGTCAACGGATGGGTCCACAACCTCGGTGTCAAACGGCTCCACGATGATCATCGTTTGGTCTTCGCCAGA GTAAACCACTCTCAGAGGTCAAGCGAAACACCTCTGAAGACCTGGATTATTGCGAAGGAGGTTGGAGAAGTCATTGCAGCTCATTGCAATTGCATGGCAGG ACTATCAGAATCGTGTTCTCATGTAGGGGCAGTTCTTTTTTCCATTGAAGTTGGGGTAAAGATGCGAGATTCCGCTTCCTGCACAACAGAGCAGTGCAAGTGGCTGATGCCATCACATGTAAAAAAG ATTCCTGCTGCTCCAGTAGCTCTGATTGACTTCTCCtcagcaaaagcaaaaaaaataaagcttgaCCGTTCCATTGATGGCAGGACAACTGACAACAAG TTATGGATGCAAACATGA
- the LOC127969253 gene encoding uncharacterized protein LOC127969253, which yields MPMFCAVYGCSNRSNREKGKGFFRVPKIVVHKGEKCKKLTEQRRKKWILNVRLRSGGAESANARVCSDHFVGGCPSALVDVESVDWAPTVNLGYQKIKPKSEASLQREQRMKLKEDKQRRSECAEAMLNLQQTAESPDLTQTAESSEPKQSADISQSKDISGNGTLNDQDYADAGCQTELTMDDIEKMEDVLRQNTTELGDLRTKALDSQFNQESFEKNEDKTKFYTGLPNFLVLMQIFELCEPYITCGPMSVLSKFEQFILVLMKLRLNLPLKDLAFRFKISLPTASRVWHKVIDILHDRLEFQIEWPERHVLQATMPMAFRQAFGCKVAVIVDCFEVFIEKPSNLLAQAQTWSNYKHHHTVKFLLGVAPQGYVTYISCAWGGRVSDKQITIESGLLKNLLPGDIVLADRGFNIGDSVGFYCASLQIPAFTKGRKQLSAYEVAETRKIANLRIHVERVIGLVRRKYQILQSRAMPIEHMATKPGEALAMIDKIGVICCVLSNLCESVVPLE from the exons ATGCCCATGTTTTGTGCAGTTTACGGCTGCTCCAATCGTTCTAACCGTGAAAAAGGAAAGGGTTTTTTCAGAGTTCCAAAGATTGTCGTCCATAAAGGTGAGAAATGTAAAAAGCTCACAGAACAACGACGTAAAAAGTGGATTTTAAACGTACGTCTGCGGTCGGGAGGAGCAGAGTCTGCTAATGCCCGTGTCTGCAGCGACCACTTTGTCGGAG GCTGCCCTAGCGCTTTGGTTGACGTTGAGTCGGTAGACTGGGCTCCGACAGTCAACCTCGGTTACCAAAAAATTAAGCCCAAATCAGAGGCATCTCTGCAACGAGAGCAGAGGATGAAGCTCAAGGAAGACAAACAAAGACGGTCGGAATGTGCAGAGGCTATGTTGAATCTCCAACAGACAGCTGAGAGCCCGGATCTAACGCAGACAGCCGAGAGCTCCGAACCGAAGCAGTCAGCTGACATCTCACAGTCAAAGGACATCAGTGGGAATGGGACATTAAATGATCAAG ACTATGCAGATGCCGGATGCCAGACGGAACTAACGATGGATGATATTGAGAAAATGGAGGATGTTCTGAGACAGAACACAACAGAGCTGGGAGATCTTCGGACCAAAGCACTGGACTCACAGTTCAACCAGGAGTCCTTTGAAAAAAATGAAGACAAGACAAAGTTCTACACAGGGCTTCCCAActtcttggttttaatgcagatTTTTGAGCTGTGTGAACCCTACATCACATGTGGTCCTATGTCTGTGCTGTCTAAATTTGAACAGTTCATCTTAGTTTTGATGAAGCTAAGACTAAATCTCCCGCTGAAAGATTTAGCTTTTAGGTTCAAGATCTCTCTGCCCACTGCTTCTAGAGTTTGGCATAAAGTAATTGACATACTTCATGACAGGTTAGAATTTCAAATTGAGTGGCCAGAGCGGCATGTACTTCAAGCTACAATGCCAATGGCATTCAGACAGGCATTTGGATGTAAAGTTGCTGTGATAGTTGATTGTTTTGAAGTTTTTATTGAGAAGCCCTCTAATTTACTAGCCCAAGCTCAAACGTGGTCAAATTACAAGCATCACCATACTGTAAAATTTCTGCTTGGTGTTGCACCCCAAGGCTATGTCACTTACATATCTTGTGCCTGGGGAGGGAGAGTCAGCGATAAACAGATCACAATAGAGAGTGGCCTCCTAAAAAACCTGTTACCTGGAGATATTGTTCTAGCAGACCGTGGGTTCAATATTGGTGATAGTGTCGGATTTTACTGTGCTTCACTACAGATACCTGCATTTACCAAGGGGAGAAAACAACTGTCAGCGTATGAGGTGGCAGAAACTAGAAAAATAGCAAATTTGCGTATTCATGTCGAGAGAGTCATCGGTTTAGTCAGAAGAAAATATCAGATTCTGCAAAGCAGGGCTATGCCCATAGAGCACATGGCAACAAAACCAGGTGAGGCACTAGCAATGATTGACAAGATTGGGGTTATTTGCTGTGTCTTGTCTAATCTTTGTGAGTCTGTTGTCCCATTAGAGTAA